The genomic interval CCGGGAAGAGCAGGTCGAACGACTGGGGACGCGGCGTGTCGAACGCGTGGGCCAGCGCGAAGTCATACGCCCCCACGGCCTCCGCGGAGATGGCATCCACCAGGGTGAACTCCTCCAGGACCCGCTCGGCGGTCACCGCGCCGCCGGCGCCCTGACGCCACTCGAGGTACAGCTGCCCCGAGCCGCCGATGTCCGTGTAGATGGCGACGTTGCCCTCGTGCAGCGTGCGCTCCAGCGTGACGACCACGCTCTCCACCTTGTCGAGGGGCCAGAAGCCTGGGGCGCTCAAGTAGAGCTGGACGGCGCGCGCGACGGTGATGGTGAGCGTGCGGACGTCCAGGAGGGCCTCGCCGTTGAGCGAGGTGATGAGCGCGGCGAGCGAGGCGGCCGCGTCCACGGGGAGGCCTCGCACCACCAGCTCCAGTGCGATTTGCCGGGTGGTGGCGTGGAGCTGGGCATCGATGCCCACGCGCGCGAGCGCATGCGTCACCGACCAGGAAGGGAAGCCGCGAGCGGTGTTGATGAGGCGGCGGGCGATGGCGGCGCCGTACATGCCCTCGCCGCCGGTGCGCGAGGCGTGAGGGGCGAAGGTGAACCAGGTGGGCCGCACGGCGCTGGTGCCACCGGGCACGAGGGCCGGGTCGAGAATCGCACCCAGCTCATAGGCGATGGCGATGTAGCCGTCGGTGATGCGGCGATTGTCTTCCAACGGCGTCGCTTGCTGAGCCTGGGCCGCGCCGGAAGTGAGCGCGACGGCGAGGGTCAGGACGGTGAGCGCGTGGGCCGGAGCAGATGAGCGGTGCTGTTGCATGAGTGGTCGTCCGTCGAGAGAGTCCTGAAGCTCTGGGAGGTATTCACGACCCAGTTGCTTCCAAGACGTCCCGGACCTGGGTCCTTGAACGAGTGTCCGAAGGTCGACGATTGACTCGGTGTATCGCGAAGCGTCGCGCGATTGTCTGGCGCGTACGTACGGGGCGCGGGTCAGAGATGTCTCGCCGCGAGCGCCGCCCACAGGTTTCCGGGAGGGGTGAAGACCTCCGCCGCGCGGACCTCCATCACCCACCAGGCGCCTTGGGCCAATTCCTGTTCAAGCTGTCCGGGAGCCCAGGCGGACACACCCATGAAGGCAAGCGAGCCGCCGACGGGCGGATGGGCTGCCGGGTCCGCCTCGTACCAGGAGAGGCCGGCCAGCAGGGCGTGTGCTTCCTCGAGTGGTTGGGGTGTGAGGATGATGCGGTGCGAGGGGTGGACCGGGCCGCCCCAGCGGTCCACGCCCTGGGGGAGCGGCTGTCCCTGGGGGGCGCTGACGCGGTTGAGCACCAGTCCCCAGGTGCGCGAGGCCTCGCCAGCCTCCAGCAACAGGATGACGGTTTCGTTGAAAGGGTCGGAGACGCTGCTGGGGCGGGCGACCAGGACGCGGCCCGCCTTGGGAGCGAGGGGAGGGGGCTCCCAGTCCTTGAGCGCGCTGATGAGGCGCGGAAAGAGCACGAGCGCCGCGAGGACGGTGGGGAGCAGTAACCAGACTCCGTGCCGTGGAAACAGGCGTCTCATGATTGCGCTCGCAAACCGGTTACTTCAAGTGGACGAGGTCCTCGGGGGTGTCCACATCCAGGTTACCGCCGGGGAGCGCGACGGCTTCGACGCGGGAGGCATCGCGAGCGATGACGCCGCGTGCGCCCTGTGAGGGGGACAGGGCATCGAGCTCCGCGAACACGGAGCGGGAGAACAGCGCGGGCACGCCATGGGTGCCGTCGTAGGCCGAGGCGACCATGGCGGCGCCCGTTGTGCGCCAGGTGGTGACGAGTGTCTTCAGGTGTGAGGCATCCACGCGGAGTTGGTCGCACAGCATGACGAGGACGGCGTCGACGGTGGGGCCACCGGAGCACTCCGTCGCGAGCACCGCCGAGAGCCCCGCCTTCAGTGAGCCCCCTGGGCCGAGCGCCCAGTCCTCGTGGGTCACGCAGTGCAGCGGAAGCCCGGTGAGCTCCAGGGCGATGGCCTCGTGGTGGGCTCCGAGGACACCGACGACGGGGCCCCGTCCGACGCTCAGGGCCACCTCCGCGGCGCGGCGCACCAGTGTCTGGCCCTGGTGTCGGAGGAGTTGCTTGGGCTGGCCCAGGCGCGAGGAACCGCCCGCCGCGAGCAGCACGACGCCCACCGTCTCGCGGTCATGAGCGGAGGTCACGACGTCTCGCCAGGGGGAGAAATGAGGGAGGAGCCGCGTGAAGTGGCGAGGCACTGCGCGACACGATTCTCCTCTCGCCGAGAGGAACCCTCCGCCGCGAGCAGCACCCGACTCGCTGTTCCTGTGTCATGGGAGGAGCGCACGACATCTCGCCCTGGGGGAGCGGGGGAGGAGGGAGGGCCTGGAAGCAGGCGCTTCGCGAAGTGCAGCTCACCGCGCGACGTGCGCCACCCGTGCGAGGACGGTGCCCGCGACGTCATGCGAGCTTCCGCACGAGCGGCTGCGCCACGGTATGGATGGGCGCTTGCCGCTCACGCAGCTTGCCTCCCTCCCGGTCCGACACCACGGCTTGCAGTTCGGCGACGATGGACAGGGCAATCTCCTCCGCCCCTTCCGCGCCCACGTCGAGCCCCACCGGTGCGTGCAGCTTCTCCAACTGTGCATCGCTCGGCGCGGGGGTCATCGCCGCGAGCAACTTCTCCGTGCGAGCTCGAGGCCCCAGCACGCCCAGGTAGCGCAGGGGCCGAGGCAGCAGTCCCGCCAGCAGGACCTGGTCCTGAGGCAGGCTGTGCGTCATCAGCACGGCCATCGTTCGGGGTGTCAGGTGCACCGCCTCGGCGGCATCGCGGGCCTTCGAGGAGACCAGCGCGTGCGCGAGAGGAAAGCGCCGGCGCAAGGTCTCCATCGGACGGTCCGCGACGACCGTCACCCGCCAGCCCAGCCCCGCCGCCTGCGTCACCACGGGCGCCACATCGAAGCCGCTCCCAAACAGCACCAGCGAGTGGGGCGGCTCCACCACCTCCATCAACACCTGCGCGCCACCGCACGGCCCGCTCCAGGTTTGTCCCTGCTCCAACGCTTCACGCGCGGCGGCTCGGACTGCTTCCCCCAGCGCGCCCTCCACGTGGCCGGCCTCCAGGCCGTCATCGCGCAGCATCCACCGCGTGGCCACGGCATTGGCGGGGCCCTGGTACACCGTGGCCACCACGGCGCGCTGTCCCTGGTTGCGTGCCTCGGCGGCGAATACGAGCGCCTCCTCGGCGCCCGCTTCGAATCGCTCCAGCAACACGTCCACGACGCCATTGCAGCCGAGCGCGAAGGACAACCCGCCTTCATCGTCGGTGCCCTCGCCAGTGGAGTCGTAGCGCAGCACACACGGCGCGGTGCTCGTCCTGAAGAACGCCTTGCGGACGATGTCCGTCTCGAGACACCCGCCACTCACGCCCCCCGCGAGCCAGCCGTCCTCACCCATCAACATCCGGGCGCCGGGCTTGCGATAGGACGAGCCCGCCACCGCGACCACCGTGGCCAACACACAAGGGCCCCGAGCATGTGCACGGGCGCGGAGGATGGCATCCAGGTCCTTCATCTGAGGGCATTCATAACAGCCGAGTCCCCGGGGTCAACGGGCCCGAGCCTGTTCATCCCTTGCGTCCCTCACACGCTCAGGTCCGAGTCCACGTCCGTCGAAGCGCGAGCGCCGCCAGCATCAACAGGCCCAGGGGCGCCGCGAAGCCTCCGCCCGTTGCGCCACATCCTCCGTCGTCGGACTTCCCTGGCGTCGCCGGGCCTGGACCTGCTCCACCATCCGGAGCGCCCGCGTCTGGATTCCCCGGGCCTGGCTCCGCGGGGTCGCCGAAGGCTCCAATGTGCCCCGGGCTGCTCACGGAGCGTGGCTCGGCCGCGAGGTGCGTCACGTACTGCCACTCCACCGGATGGGACGCGGCCTCGGGAGGACGCGCCACGGCGGCTCCGCGCAGGGACGAGGAGGCCGTGAGGTGGAAGTCCTGACCCGCGAGATTCACGAAGCCGGGGAGGGTGCCCTGGAGGTTGGGGGCGGTCTCCTCGACGGTGCCCGTGAGCGTCCCGAAGGTGTTGACGTAACCCGTCGTGTACCAGTTGC from Myxococcus stipitatus carries:
- a CDS encoding XdhC family protein → MKDLDAILRARAHARGPCVLATVVAVAGSSYRKPGARMLMGEDGWLAGGVSGGCLETDIVRKAFFRTSTAPCVLRYDSTGEGTDDEGGLSFALGCNGVVDVLLERFEAGAEEALVFAAEARNQGQRAVVATVYQGPANAVATRWMLRDDGLEAGHVEGALGEAVRAAAREALEQGQTWSGPCGGAQVLMEVVEPPHSLVLFGSGFDVAPVVTQAAGLGWRVTVVADRPMETLRRRFPLAHALVSSKARDAAEAVHLTPRTMAVLMTHSLPQDQVLLAGLLPRPLRYLGVLGPRARTEKLLAAMTPAPSDAQLEKLHAPVGLDVGAEGAEEIALSIVAELQAVVSDREGGKLRERQAPIHTVAQPLVRKLA
- a CDS encoding YqgE/AlgH family protein is translated as MRRLFPRHGVWLLLPTVLAALVLFPRLISALKDWEPPPLAPKAGRVLVARPSSVSDPFNETVILLLEAGEASRTWGLVLNRVSAPQGQPLPQGVDRWGGPVHPSHRIILTPQPLEEAHALLAGLSWYEADPAAHPPVGGSLAFMGVSAWAPGQLEQELAQGAWWVMEVRAAEVFTPPGNLWAALAARHL
- a CDS encoding nucleotidyltransferase family protein; translated protein: MTSAHDRETVGVVLLAAGGSSRLGQPKQLLRHQGQTLVRRAAEVALSVGRGPVVGVLGAHHEAIALELTGLPLHCVTHEDWALGPGGSLKAGLSAVLATECSGGPTVDAVLVMLCDQLRVDASHLKTLVTTWRTTGAAMVASAYDGTHGVPALFSRSVFAELDALSPSQGARGVIARDASRVEAVALPGGNLDVDTPEDLVHLK